One genomic window of Mucilaginibacter sp. SJ includes the following:
- a CDS encoding glycoside hydrolase family 127 protein yields MNRFLVIGLLMLPLGVSAQYIGQHQSQIKIEPKIAIKAYSFDLKDVKLLDSRFKDNMDREGEWMLSLPVERLLHSFRVNAGMLTDKKSSKTKMPAPLGGWEALDMELRGHSIGHLLSGLSFQYAATGNASFKLKIDSLVAGLAEVQAALNEDGYLSAFPQNYIDRNIKGKSVWAPWYTLHKIAAGLIDAYWYSGNTQALDVVSKMAFWAYKKITPLSEDQLALMLRNEFGGMNEAWYNLYSITDNPEHKKLGDLFYHHAVLDPLAAGEDKLNKMHANTVIPKITGEARAYELTGDTRDKTIVTNFWDNVIHNQTYVIGSNSDKEHFIEPGKISKFITGYTGETCNTYNMLKVTRHLFTWDADVKYADYYERALYNHILGQQDPKTGMVCYFTPLKAGAFRLYSTRDSSFWCCVGSGFESQSKYGEAIYYHNDQGVFVNLFIPSVLTWEEKGLKLRQQTTYPEDATTSLIIDSAGAESLALYIRYPGWARSGGKVTINGKNVKVNHAPGSYITLNRKWEVGDKVEITYPMALHLEPTPDDPKIAAVMYGPIVLAGEMGAEAMPAHAPYHDATDPYQYYDYSYNIPANLVHGLKVTNENIAGSIKPVKDEPLTFKTTSTTNGTQVILEPYYNLHRQRYVVYWDLN; encoded by the coding sequence ATGAACAGGTTCCTTGTGATAGGATTGCTGATGTTGCCCCTTGGGGTATCGGCCCAATACATAGGGCAGCACCAATCTCAAATAAAAATAGAACCTAAGATAGCTATCAAAGCGTACAGTTTCGATTTGAAGGATGTAAAACTGCTTGATAGCCGCTTTAAAGATAACATGGACCGCGAAGGCGAATGGATGCTATCCTTACCTGTAGAGCGGTTATTGCACAGTTTTAGGGTTAATGCAGGCATGCTCACGGATAAAAAGAGCAGTAAAACGAAAATGCCCGCCCCGCTTGGCGGTTGGGAAGCCTTGGATATGGAACTGCGCGGCCATAGTATAGGCCATTTACTATCTGGTTTATCCTTCCAATATGCAGCTACAGGTAACGCATCTTTTAAACTAAAGATCGACAGTCTGGTTGCCGGGCTTGCTGAGGTGCAGGCTGCTCTCAATGAAGATGGTTATTTAAGCGCTTTCCCGCAAAACTACATCGACAGAAATATTAAGGGTAAAAGTGTTTGGGCACCCTGGTATACCCTGCATAAAATAGCTGCCGGTTTAATTGATGCCTACTGGTACTCAGGCAATACGCAGGCGCTTGATGTGGTAAGTAAAATGGCATTTTGGGCTTACAAAAAAATAACGCCACTGAGTGAGGATCAGCTGGCCCTGATGCTCAGGAACGAGTTTGGCGGCATGAATGAAGCCTGGTATAATCTGTATTCTATCACGGATAATCCGGAGCACAAAAAACTTGGCGATCTGTTTTATCACCATGCCGTGCTTGATCCATTGGCTGCCGGGGAGGACAAACTCAACAAAATGCACGCCAATACGGTTATTCCAAAAATAACGGGTGAGGCCCGTGCTTACGAATTAACCGGGGATACAAGGGACAAAACTATCGTAACTAATTTTTGGGATAATGTGATCCATAACCAAACTTATGTTATAGGCAGCAATAGCGATAAGGAACACTTCATTGAGCCTGGCAAGATTTCAAAATTTATAACCGGCTACACCGGCGAAACCTGCAATACCTACAATATGCTTAAGGTAACACGTCACTTGTTTACATGGGATGCCGATGTGAAATATGCCGATTATTATGAGCGGGCTTTGTACAATCATATTTTGGGCCAGCAGGACCCCAAAACGGGTATGGTATGCTATTTTACACCTTTAAAAGCCGGAGCTTTCCGCTTGTACAGTACCCGGGATAGTTCATTTTGGTGCTGTGTAGGCTCGGGGTTCGAGAGCCAGTCAAAATATGGGGAGGCAATCTATTATCATAATGATCAAGGCGTTTTTGTAAACCTGTTTATTCCATCGGTATTAACCTGGGAAGAGAAGGGATTGAAATTAAGGCAGCAAACTACTTATCCCGAAGATGCAACCACGAGCTTGATAATAGATTCGGCAGGTGCAGAAAGTTTAGCTCTTTATATCCGTTATCCGGGTTGGGCACGCAGCGGGGGTAAAGTTACAATAAACGGTAAAAACGTAAAAGTTAATCATGCGCCGGGAAGCTACATTACCCTAAACCGGAAATGGGAAGTGGGGGACAAGGTAGAAATAACCTACCCGATGGCATTACATCTGGAACCAACGCCCGATGATCCTAAAATAGCCGCTGTAATGTATGGACCGATAGTGCTGGCAGGTGAAATGGGGGCCGAAGCAATGCCGGCCCATGCGCCTTATCATGATGCTACTGATCCTTACCAGTATTATGATTATAGCTATAACATCCCTGCAAATCTTGTTCATGGATTGAAGGTCACTAACGAAAATATAGCCGGTTCGATAAAACCGGTTAAAGATGAGCCACTAACTT